A single window of Coriobacteriia bacterium DNA harbors:
- the rpsO gene encoding 30S ribosomal protein S15, translating into MPLPKDVKSTIIAEYKRGDADTGSAEVQVALLTQRIRDLTEHLKMHKKDHHTRRGLLKLVGQRRRMLNYLKKVDIERYRAVVAQLGIRG; encoded by the coding sequence GTGCCGCTTCCCAAGGACGTCAAGTCGACGATCATCGCCGAGTACAAGCGTGGCGACGCCGACACCGGTTCTGCCGAGGTTCAGGTTGCGCTGCTGACGCAGCGCATTCGCGACCTTACCGAGCACCTCAAGATGCACAAGAAGGACCACCACACCCGCCGTGGCCTCCTCAAGCTCGTCGGCCAGCGCCGTCGCATGCTGAACTACCTGAAGAAGGTCGACATAGAGCGCTATCGCGCAGTCGTCGCCCAACTCGGTATTCGCGGGTAA